In Chryseobacterium sp., the genomic window AACGGTATTGAACACAGCCAATGAAAACCCTACAGACTATTTGCAGGATAATTATGGAATCACTACCGATTATTCTTTTCAAAACAAAGGATTTAAACTCAGTTTTTTAGGAAACTATCTCTCAGTTAAAAATAAACAGAATGATGATTTTATCAACAGAGATCAAGCTACAGCTATTCTTCTGTCTTACTGGAAATCTGATTTGATGAATACAATTAATATCTATACTGCTCAGGTAGATGTTTCGCAGAAAATCAATGAGGTAGATATTGAAGCAGGAATTAAATACAGCAGTTCAGACACCCATAATAATATCAGATATGATACATTGTCTGCCGGAAATCAGTTTGTCTTTGATCCTGCGAGAAGTAATGTATTTTCATATAAAGAAAAAATTTGGGCAGGTTATCTGGCGTACAGGCAAAAAATGGGGAACTTACAGATCAATGCGGGATTAAGATTTGAAAATACAAACAGTATTTCCAATGCAATTACCATGGATTCCGTTGTTTCCAGAAACGATCTGGAATGGTTGCCGTCTTTAAGTGTAAATTATACTTTTAATAAGTCCAGTGAGCTTTCTCTTTCCTACAGCAGGAAAATAACGAGACCTGTTTTCTCACAGCTTAATCCGTTCCGGTTTTATTTCAGTCCGTTAAATTACTGGATTGGGAATCCTTATCTGCTTCCTTCCTTCACGAGCCAGATCAAAGCAACCTATCGCTATAAAAACTGGATCACAAGCTTTACAGTCGGAAAAGAAAAAGACGTTATGACACGCTATCCCCTTTACAACCCGGAAACGAATGTATTAGAATATCTGGGAACGAATCTTCCGTATCGGAATTTTGCTGTTTTGGAAACCAGTTTTCCAATCAGAATTACAAAATGGTGGAATATCACTAGTCAGTTCACGGGATACTATAATGATGAATTCAGACCCTATCTGGATGAGGTCTTTGCTTTGAATATCTACAATTATGAAGTGAGGCTGAACCAGGTATTTTCCCTTCCAAAAGGATTTACGGTGAATCTATTTGCCAATTACGAGTCAAAAACGGGGAACAGCCTTTACATCATCAAGCCAAGATATACCATAGATGTATCAGTTCAGAAGTCATGGCTTGATAATAAACTGAACACTAAAATCGGGTTTAATAATCTCCTGGATTCATACGAACAACAATTGGAATTCCGGCACAAACAGATTATGGATAATCGTCTTACCCATTGGTGGGATAGCAGCCGGTTGGTTTTCTCACTCAGTTATACGCTAGGAAGCTCAAAATATCAGGTAAAAGAAACCCAGAAAACAGAAGAAGAAAACAGAGCGAGATAAGAAAACCTGCTTGAAAAAGCAGGCTTTCGTTTTTATTATGGACATTGGCATCTGTCGCATGTCCAGATATAGCATACTCCTGCTTCGTCCCACTCACAGCATCTTCTGCCGGTTGAGATTCCTATTCCTCCTAATACAGTTTTCTGTTGATCTCTTCCTAATTTTTTTGCATTTTTTAGCATTGGATTGTTCTTGTTCATGATTTCGTTGTTTTGATGTTAATAGTTAAGTTTTAATTATAATTTCGCGAAAATTATATCACTAATGTATGAAAATATTTTTATATGATTGTTGTTTTTTTTGTACGTAGGTAGATGAAATATAGGTGTTTGTAGATTGTTTGTTCTGAATAAAAACAACTTTTCCTTATCACTACACGGAAAAATAAAAATGTAAAATGAGATTTATATAAAAGATACTATAGGTGAACAGCCAAATTTAATGCATAAAATATTCCAAAAGTTTTACAGATAGAGTCCTTTACTTATATTTGTAGTATTGCATAAATCTTTATGAGACTAAACATTAAAAATGAAACGGGAAGGCTGAAGTCAGTAGTTCTAGGCCAACCTAATTCTCTGGGGCCAGTTCCCACATTAGAAGAAAGTTATGACGCCAAGTCATATTACTCAATCGAACACAATATTTATCCTAAAGAAGAGGATATCATCAATGAAATGAATGCTTTTGAAGCGGTTTTAAAAAAGTACGATGTTGAAGTACTGCGCCCGAGCATTATCAAAGATTACAATCAGGTATTTTCCAGAGATGTAGCCTTTGTAATTGATGATAAAATGATCATTTCCAATGTCATCGCCGACAGAGCAGATGAGCAGGAAGCATATAAAAGCGTTTTTGAGAAAGTCGCCTGGAGAAAAATTATTAATCTTCCGGAAACAGCACATATTGAGGGCGGAGACGTCATCGTATGGAACGATTTCCTTTTTATTGGAACCTGCTTCAGTGAAGATTACAGAAACTATAAAACGGCGAGAACCAATGAATATGCCATTGAGATTTTAAAAGAATATTTTCCGAAGAAAAGAATCATTGATCTCGAACTGAAAAAAAATGATAAAGTTCCCTTTGAGGGAATCCTCCATTTAGACTGTACGTTTAACCCGGTAGGAGAAGACAAATGCATCATCTATAAAAACGGTTTTGTAGATGAAAGCGACTACCGTTTAATCATCGATATTTTCGGAGAAGAAAACTGTTTCCATATCAATGATGAGGAAATGTTTGAAATGTTCCCCAATATCTTCTCTATTTCTCCAGATGTAGTAGTTTCAGATAAAGCATTCACCAGAATGAACAACCATTTAAGAAATGAATGGGGAATGACTGTTGAAGAAATCCCTTACCGTGAAATCTCTAAAATGGGCGGACTGTTGAGATGCTCTACAATGCCGCTTGTGAGAGAATAACGGAGTGGGAGAGTTTTAGGGTTTGAGAGTGGAGGAGTTTTAGGGTCTGAGAGTTACAGTGTTGGTACGGTTGAATGTTTTTTTAATTTTAAATAAATATATAGTGTATGTCAACGATTAAATTTCATCAGGACTTAAAAGTTTTTCAAAAATTATTTGAAACAGCACAGCTGATTTATGAACTCTCAAAATTTTTTCCAAAAGAAGAACTTTATTCTCTTACAGACCAAATAAGAAGATCATCAAGATCTGTAACGGCAAATATTAGTGAGGCCTGGGGGAAAAGAAAATATGAAAAATCCTTCATCGCTAAGCTTACAGATTCGGAGGGAGAAGCAAGAGAAACCCAAACATGGCTTCAGTTTGCTTTTGCCTGCCATTATATGAATGAAGAGCAATATGAAATTTGCACAAACAATATAACCAAATAATAGGGATGTTAGTTAATATGATGAGCCAGTCTGAAAAGTGGTGCTCATTCTCTCCGGTTAATAAAGAAGAGAATAATCTGTAAACCGCTGTTCAGACTCTCAAACTCTTATACACTAACACCCTCAAACTTATAAAAAATGCAAACAACAGATACAGTACTAATGATAGAACCGATTGCATTCGGTTACAACGCTGAGACAGCGAAAAACAATTACTTTCAGGTAGAACAGACGGGTTCTGATATCCAGTCAAAAGCCTTGGCTGAGTTCAATACCTTTGTCGGAAAACTGAGAAGCAAAGGAATCAATGTCATCGCGATAAAAGATACCTTGGAACCGCATACTCCGGATTCTATTTTCCCGAATAACTGGGTGAGTTTCCATAAAGACGGGAAGGTGGTTTTATATCCGATGTTCGCCTCCAACAGAAGAGTAGAAAGAAGAGAAGATATTATTGAAAGCATCAAAGACCAAGGGTTTGAAGTTGCTGAAATTGATGACTGGTCTTTTCCTGAAACTCAGGGGCATTTCCTGGAAGGAACAGGAAGTATGATTTTCGATCATGATCATAAGATTGCCTATGGTTCAGTTTCCTTAAGACTGGATGAAAACTTATTCAGGGAATTCTGTGCAAAATATGGCTTCACTCCGGTGGTTTTCCATTCATTCCAAACGGTAGGTACAGAAAGACTTCCCATTTATCATACCAATGTGATGATGTGTGTGGCAGATCAGTTTGTGGTAATCTGCCTTGATTGTATCGATGATGAGCTGGAAAGAGAGAAAGTGATAGAGGTTATTAAAAATTCAGGTAAAGAAATTATTGAGATCTCCGAAGAACAGATGCAGCAGTTTGCAGGAAATATGCTTCAGGTTCAGAATAAAGACGGCGAAAAGTTTTTGGTCATGAGCCAAACCGCTTACCAGTCTTTAGCGGCAGAACAGGTGGCGGCTATTGAAAAATACTGCGAAATTATCTATTCAGACCTCAATACCATTGAAGTAAACGGAGGCGGAAGCGCAAGATGTATGCTTGCTGAAGTTTTTCTTCCAAAAAAATAATATATTTACGAAAAAATTAATTGAACCCATTATCAAGTAAAGGTTTACATATTCTTCTGACTTTGGAAACAGAGTCAGAAGATTTGTTATTAGACAGCAAAGGTTTTCTGACATTTACAGAAGAAATTCTGAAAACGAAAGAGGTAGAAATTGTAGGAGTAACGAATCATATTTTTGAAAACGAAAGTTTTACTTCCGCAGTGATCCTTAAGGAGTCTCACCTTTGTATCCATACGTGGCCGGAATTTAAACAGCTTACTTTTGATGTTTTTCTTTGTAATTATACCCAGGACAATACCACAAAAGTAGAGCAGATTGCAGATGAAGTGGTTCAGTATTTTAAAGCTAATACCATTCAAAAACACAAAATTTACAGATAAAAATGCATTATGTCTGCCCAGCATGCGAATCAGAAAATAAATTAGACCTTACTTTTCCTGTTGAAGAATATGTTTGTCAAACCTGTTCTCATCTCATTGATGTTGCCGGAAACAAACAAATCAAACATTTGAAAGTACCGACGGAAAACGTTGTTTTAGATGTCGGGCAAAAAGGAAAAATTGCAGGTGTGGAATATACTGTTGTTGCAATTATTGTCAAAAGATATGGCTCCAATATTTTCTGGCGTGAGTACTATTTAAAAGACAGCAAAGGAGATGATGTTTTCCTGAGTGAAAGTGACGGACATTGGGTTTTCCTGGTTCCTATTCATCCCGATGATTTTAAAGGTAAAAGTTCAACAGTAAGGACTTATGCCGGACGAAACTACCGCTGGTACGAAAATTCTCCATGCAGTATCTATGCCGCTGCCGGTTTTTTTGATGAGCGTTTGGACTTTAGCCTTGCCACCTACAAAGAATACGTTAACGGAACCCATATGATCTCACAGGAAACAGTGGGTAAAAAAATCCAGTATTTCTATGGCGTTCACATTTCAAGATATGATGTAAAAAGAGCTTTTAAAATAGCTCATATGCCACATTACACGGGAATAGGGATCGTTCAGCCGTATTATTTTGATATCAGACAGGCTGTAAACATTTTTTGTATGGCTGCATTGATGATATGCCTGTTTCAGCTGTACGTCTATACCTCAAGAACCAATGAAACCGTTTTTGAACAGTCGATCAACTTTGCCGATGTCAAAGATAAAGAACTGGTGAGTAAAAGCTTTACCCTCTCAGGAGGTTCAGCACCATTAAAAGTCAATGCTTTTTCAGCAGTTGATAATTCATGGGCCAATGTTCAGCTG contains:
- a CDS encoding four helix bundle protein encodes the protein MSTIKFHQDLKVFQKLFETAQLIYELSKFFPKEELYSLTDQIRRSSRSVTANISEAWGKRKYEKSFIAKLTDSEGEARETQTWLQFAFACHYMNEEQYEICTNNITK
- the ctlX gene encoding citrulline utilization hydrolase CtlX produces the protein MQTTDTVLMIEPIAFGYNAETAKNNYFQVEQTGSDIQSKALAEFNTFVGKLRSKGINVIAIKDTLEPHTPDSIFPNNWVSFHKDGKVVLYPMFASNRRVERREDIIESIKDQGFEVAEIDDWSFPETQGHFLEGTGSMIFDHDHKIAYGSVSLRLDENLFREFCAKYGFTPVVFHSFQTVGTERLPIYHTNVMMCVADQFVVICLDCIDDELEREKVIEVIKNSGKEIIEISEEQMQQFAGNMLQVQNKDGEKFLVMSQTAYQSLAAEQVAAIEKYCEIIYSDLNTIEVNGGGSARCMLAEVFLPKK
- a CDS encoding dimethylarginine dimethylaminohydrolase family protein is translated as MRLNIKNETGRLKSVVLGQPNSLGPVPTLEESYDAKSYYSIEHNIYPKEEDIINEMNAFEAVLKKYDVEVLRPSIIKDYNQVFSRDVAFVIDDKMIISNVIADRADEQEAYKSVFEKVAWRKIINLPETAHIEGGDVIVWNDFLFIGTCFSEDYRNYKTARTNEYAIEILKEYFPKKRIIDLELKKNDKVPFEGILHLDCTFNPVGEDKCIIYKNGFVDESDYRLIIDIFGEENCFHINDEEMFEMFPNIFSISPDVVVSDKAFTRMNNHLRNEWGMTVEEIPYREISKMGGLLRCSTMPLVRE
- a CDS encoding DUF4178 domain-containing protein gives rise to the protein MHYVCPACESENKLDLTFPVEEYVCQTCSHLIDVAGNKQIKHLKVPTENVVLDVGQKGKIAGVEYTVVAIIVKRYGSNIFWREYYLKDSKGDDVFLSESDGHWVFLVPIHPDDFKGKSSTVRTYAGRNYRWYENSPCSIYAAAGFFDERLDFSLATYKEYVNGTHMISQETVGKKIQYFYGVHISRYDVKRAFKIAHMPHYTGIGIVQPYYFDIRQAVNIFCMAALMICLFQLYVYTSRTNETVFEQSINFADVKDKELVSKSFTLSGGSAPLKVNAFSAVDNSWANVQLSLVNENTNEVVYTSKDIEQYHGYEDGESWSEGNQSEEFNLCGVSSGKYHFLISAEKEGTLPAFSGLQSPDSKVLISRDKSGILDVTDIYKAQSTTFIDGKTLEKDSSELGKLVKASFGTSKIDSLINAEGLRLTTDAVTANSDVKIKAIWLPVSFWNFGFMLFIMIVLFVAMWIGRHFFNVSKWKNSSNTPYSTS
- a CDS encoding S-adenosylmethionine decarboxylase family protein, whose translation is MNPLSSKGLHILLTLETESEDLLLDSKGFLTFTEEILKTKEVEIVGVTNHIFENESFTSAVILKESHLCIHTWPEFKQLTFDVFLCNYTQDNTTKVEQIADEVVQYFKANTIQKHKIYR
- a CDS encoding TonB-dependent receptor, with translation MTIKLWLLLFLLFLSFLGKGQEIVKRKVSDSLTQAKSSTTNISEVIIQSAPRKMKLNDGNLVMSVAGNKDFKTSTHLLDVLRKTPGVTVDQEDGIFIGGRIAPAVLIDGKPVVMSNQELQAYLRSLSPDMVESLEVNTNPSSKYDAEFKGIIDIKLKKNTGLGWKASYNGNVYINKFNYRENAFNISYHTGKVTYNLQTGYNEGISTYRYQALQRLANTNIMRTHTDQEDFGKMYNIQVGADFRLNDKNRLVINLRGNFRSHDRTRNGSLFTTDKRETQTVLNTANENPTDYLQDNYGITTDYSFQNKGFKLSFLGNYLSVKNKQNDDFINRDQATAILLSYWKSDLMNTINIYTAQVDVSQKINEVDIEAGIKYSSSDTHNNIRYDTLSAGNQFVFDPARSNVFSYKEKIWAGYLAYRQKMGNLQINAGLRFENTNSISNAITMDSVVSRNDLEWLPSLSVNYTFNKSSELSLSYSRKITRPVFSQLNPFRFYFSPLNYWIGNPYLLPSFTSQIKATYRYKNWITSFTVGKEKDVMTRYPLYNPETNVLEYLGTNLPYRNFAVLETSFPIRITKWWNITSQFTGYYNDEFRPYLDEVFALNIYNYEVRLNQVFSLPKGFTVNLFANYESKTGNSLYIIKPRYTIDVSVQKSWLDNKLNTKIGFNNLLDSYEQQLEFRHKQIMDNRLTHWWDSSRLVFSLSYTLGSSKYQVKETQKTEEENRAR